One window of the Shewanella cyperi genome contains the following:
- the yrfG gene encoding GMP/IMP nucleotidase, whose translation MFPWDQIDTVLLDMDGTLLDLHFDNHFWLSLVPQCLSESRGIPVEQARKLVEQAYAEVAGTLEWYCLDYWQRTLQLDILALHRTLVERIQLRQDSMPFLKALGECGKRRILLTNAHPDSLALKLEHTELATGLDEILSSHSTGYPKEAQAFWQQVITKFGLDPGRCLFVDDNEAILEAARQAGIGHQLGISNPDSRQPHKQFQAFPAIDDYRLLLEDLQAANK comes from the coding sequence ATGTTTCCCTGGGATCAAATAGACACAGTGCTGTTGGATATGGATGGCACCCTGCTGGATTTGCACTTCGACAATCATTTCTGGCTGTCGTTGGTGCCCCAGTGCCTGAGCGAGAGTCGCGGCATTCCCGTGGAGCAAGCCCGCAAATTGGTGGAACAGGCCTATGCCGAGGTGGCTGGTACCCTGGAATGGTATTGCCTGGATTACTGGCAGCGAACATTGCAGCTGGACATACTGGCATTGCATCGTACCCTGGTCGAGCGGATCCAACTGCGCCAGGACAGCATGCCCTTCCTCAAAGCACTGGGAGAGTGCGGTAAACGCCGCATCCTGCTCACCAATGCCCATCCAGACAGCCTGGCGTTAAAGCTGGAACACACAGAACTGGCCACTGGTCTGGATGAAATCCTCTCCAGCCACAGCACGGGCTATCCCAAGGAAGCCCAGGCCTTCTGGCAGCAGGTCATCACCAAGTTTGGGCTGGATCCCGGCCGTTGCCTGTTTGTCGATGATAACGAAGCCATATTGGAAGCCGCCCGCCAGGCAGGCATAGGCCATCAATTGGGGATCAGCAATCCCGACAGTCGCCAACCCCACAAACAATTTCAGGCCTTTCCCGCCATTGATGATTACCGGCTGTTACTGGAAGATTTGCAGGCAGCAAACAAATAA
- the gspG gene encoding type II secretion system major pseudopilin GspG has protein sequence MQFRNKQQGFTLLEIMVVIVILGILASMVLPNVLGNKEKADQQKAVADIVALENALDMYKLDNSVYPTTEQGLEALVTKPSMSPEPRNYRDGGYVKRLPQDPWRNDYMLLSPGQNGKIDIFSAGPDMQAGTEDDIGNWNLQNFQ, from the coding sequence ATGCAATTCCGAAACAAGCAACAAGGTTTTACCCTGCTGGAGATCATGGTGGTGATAGTGATCCTCGGCATCCTGGCCTCCATGGTGTTGCCAAACGTACTGGGCAACAAGGAGAAGGCCGACCAGCAAAAAGCGGTGGCCGACATAGTGGCACTGGAAAACGCTCTGGACATGTACAAGCTGGATAACAGCGTGTATCCCACCACAGAGCAAGGTTTGGAAGCTCTGGTCACCAAGCCAAGCATGTCTCCCGAGCCACGCAATTACCGCGACGGCGGCTATGTGAAGCGTTTGCCCCAGGACCCGTGGCGTAATGACTATATGCTGCTGAGCCCTGGCCAGAACGGCAAGATTGACATCTTCAGCGCCGGCCCCGATATGCAAGCCGGTACCGAAGACGATATCGGTAACTGGAACCTGCAGAATTTCCAATAA
- the gspL gene encoding type II secretion system protein GspL, which translates to MSERLFIRLGATASEPCSWLVWSEQEQEIIASGELADAAALATLGERAANRPVDILVPASAMSLSQISLPEKGQRQALKALPYMLEESLAQDVDQMHFVIGPRDGDNLTVVAVAHEQMQMWLEWIHEAGLKARRLVPDCLALPLANCQWAAMILGSELLLRTGEGAGHNLPIDWLDTTLPMLTPEDAPSVATYSELALPGTRAEAQPLELPMLVLAKGMLHAPLNLLSGLYKPKREISKQLLQWKSAAVVLAVAVLLALANKGLNIHQLNVQAAELKAQNEAIFRQVVPGSSRITNLRFQLTTELNKLAGSGGGAEFFSMLAALKDSFAKVPELKPDSLRFDSARGELRLQVSAKDYAQIEKFKELVAKDFQLEAGAMNSGEDSVNSTLTLRSK; encoded by the coding sequence GTGAGTGAACGCTTATTTATCCGTCTGGGGGCCACGGCCTCCGAGCCCTGTAGCTGGCTGGTGTGGTCGGAACAGGAGCAGGAGATCATCGCTTCCGGTGAACTGGCAGATGCGGCTGCACTGGCAACCCTGGGTGAGCGTGCCGCGAATCGCCCGGTGGATATTTTGGTACCGGCGTCCGCCATGTCCCTGAGTCAAATCAGTTTGCCCGAAAAGGGCCAGCGCCAGGCGCTTAAGGCTTTGCCTTATATGCTGGAAGAATCCCTGGCCCAGGATGTGGACCAGATGCATTTTGTGATTGGTCCCCGCGACGGCGATAACCTGACCGTGGTAGCCGTGGCCCATGAACAGATGCAGATGTGGTTGGAATGGATCCACGAGGCGGGTCTCAAGGCCCGGCGCCTGGTGCCGGATTGCCTGGCGTTGCCTCTCGCCAACTGTCAATGGGCGGCCATGATACTCGGCAGTGAGTTGCTGCTGCGGACAGGCGAGGGCGCGGGTCACAATCTGCCTATCGACTGGCTGGACACCACATTGCCGATGCTGACGCCGGAAGATGCCCCTTCAGTCGCCACCTACAGTGAGTTGGCATTGCCCGGCACCCGGGCGGAAGCCCAGCCCTTGGAATTGCCCATGCTGGTGCTGGCCAAGGGTATGCTGCATGCGCCCCTGAATTTGCTCAGCGGCCTCTACAAACCCAAGCGGGAAATCAGCAAACAGCTGTTGCAGTGGAAGAGCGCGGCCGTAGTGTTGGCGGTGGCGGTCTTGTTGGCCCTGGCCAATAAGGGGCTGAACATTCACCAACTTAACGTACAGGCGGCGGAACTCAAGGCTCAGAATGAAGCCATCTTCCGCCAGGTTGTGCCCGGCAGCAGCCGAATTACCAACCTGAGATTCCAGTTGACCACCGAGCTCAATAAGCTGGCCGGCAGTGGCGGTGGAGCAGAGTTTTTCTCCATGTTGGCCGCACTCAAGGATTCCTTTGCCAAGGTGCCGGAACTCAAGCCGGACAGTCTGAGGTTCGACAGCGCCCGCGGTGAACTGAGACTGCAGGTGAGTGCCAAGGATTATGCCCAGATTGAAAAATTCAAGGAGCTGGTGGCCAAGGACTTCCAATTGGAGGCCGGTGCCATGAACAGTGGCGAAGATTCGGTTAACAGTACCCTGACCCTGAGGAGCAAATAA
- the gspJ gene encoding type II secretion system minor pseudopilin GspJ, with translation MFARPTKATGFTLLEMLLAIGIFAMLGLAANAVLSTALKNDEATTEFSARLQYLQQGFGAIERDLGQMVARTPRLLEGGRGSTVLQSGKDMLDSDSEALVFYRIGWLNPDGKLPRGSLQSVAYVVKEGRLERWYYPYPEPEFGAEPLKTVLLDKVLEVQYAFYHDGAWQRKIEATALPEAIAMEVDLEGFGKIQRKFLLPKGAPVGEKKDDDGKDGEGKDGEDKESGSGSGSGSGSEDEDGRDTGGNRPEDEEDLGS, from the coding sequence ATGTTCGCAAGACCGACTAAGGCCACGGGTTTTACCCTGCTGGAGATGCTGCTGGCCATAGGCATCTTTGCCATGCTGGGTCTGGCTGCCAACGCCGTACTCAGCACAGCCCTGAAAAATGACGAGGCCACCACAGAATTCAGTGCCAGGTTGCAATATTTGCAGCAGGGTTTTGGTGCCATTGAAAGGGATCTCGGGCAAATGGTGGCCCGCACCCCGAGACTGCTCGAAGGCGGCCGCGGCAGTACTGTCCTGCAAAGCGGCAAGGATATGCTCGACAGCGACTCCGAGGCCTTGGTGTTCTATCGCATAGGCTGGCTCAATCCCGATGGTAAGCTGCCGCGCGGCAGTTTGCAGTCGGTGGCCTACGTGGTCAAGGAAGGCCGGCTGGAGCGTTGGTATTACCCCTATCCCGAACCTGAGTTTGGTGCCGAACCGCTGAAGACTGTGCTGTTGGATAAGGTGCTTGAGGTGCAATACGCCTTTTATCACGATGGAGCCTGGCAGCGAAAAATCGAGGCCACAGCCCTCCCCGAAGCCATAGCCATGGAAGTGGATTTAGAGGGCTTTGGCAAAATTCAGCGCAAGTTTCTGTTGCCCAAGGGCGCGCCCGTGGGCGAGAAGAAAGACGATGATGGCAAGGATGGTGAAGGCAAAGACGGTGAAGATAAAGAATCTGGCTCAGGTTCAGGCTCAGGTTCCGGCTCGGAAGATGAAGACGGCCGCGACACCGGAGGCAACAGGCCCGAAGATGAGGAGGACCTGGGGTCATGA
- the gspH gene encoding type II secretion system minor pseudopilin GspH, which yields MKGSRGFTLVEVLLVVLLIGLAATAVTLTLPGSGIKEQLDKAARQFMAVTDMVRDEAVLSGQMLGLVIEDNSYRYVIYKDGKWQALEQERLLAKREMEQGVTLNLIVEGLPLVQEDEEQESWFDEPLIEQSEEEKRKYPEPQIIIFPSGEMNAFELAFSTRDPEAGPQESLIVADALGRLTFGRADEAQ from the coding sequence ATGAAAGGCTCACGCGGCTTTACCCTGGTCGAAGTCCTGCTGGTGGTGTTGTTGATAGGCCTGGCCGCGACCGCGGTTACCCTGACACTGCCGGGTTCGGGCATCAAAGAGCAGCTGGATAAGGCCGCCCGCCAGTTCATGGCCGTAACCGATATGGTGCGGGATGAAGCCGTGCTCAGCGGTCAAATGCTGGGGTTGGTCATCGAAGATAACAGCTACCGCTACGTGATTTACAAGGACGGCAAATGGCAGGCGCTGGAACAGGAGCGCTTGTTGGCCAAGCGTGAGATGGAGCAGGGCGTCACCCTTAATCTGATTGTGGAAGGCTTGCCCCTGGTTCAGGAGGACGAAGAGCAGGAGTCCTGGTTCGACGAGCCCTTGATTGAGCAGAGCGAAGAAGAGAAGCGCAAGTATCCCGAGCCACAAATCATTATTTTCCCAAGCGGCGAAATGAATGCCTTTGAACTTGCCTTCAGTACCCGGGATCCTGAGGCCGGCCCCCAGGAGTCGCTTATTGTGGCAGATGCCTTGGGCAGATTGACGTTCGGGAGAGCCGATGAAGCGCAGTAA
- the gspI gene encoding type II secretion system minor pseudopilin GspI, with amino-acid sequence MKRSKGMTLLEVMVAMAVFAIAAVAMIQSIGDQMANMPVMEQRTLAQWVADNQMVEARLVKGFPAVGKKEGDTELAGQTWYWRLEAIKTTDENFRLLKVSVSDDDRFKRIVAEVSSYVRKTD; translated from the coding sequence ATGAAGCGCAGTAAAGGCATGACGCTTTTGGAGGTGATGGTGGCTATGGCGGTATTTGCCATTGCGGCCGTGGCCATGATCCAGAGCATTGGCGACCAGATGGCCAATATGCCGGTGATGGAGCAGCGCACCCTGGCACAGTGGGTCGCCGACAACCAGATGGTCGAAGCCAGATTGGTGAAGGGTTTCCCCGCCGTTGGCAAGAAAGAAGGTGACACCGAACTGGCCGGCCAAACCTGGTATTGGCGTTTGGAAGCCATCAAGACCACAGATGAAAATTTTCGGCTGCTGAAGGTCAGTGTCAGCGACGATGACAGATTTAAACGCATAGTGGCAGAGGTCAGCAGTTATGTTCGCAAGACCGACTAA
- a CDS encoding type II secretion system protein N, whose protein sequence is MLVLFPARLALGLAPLPKDVSVEGVSGSLWQGEASSVAFQGRQVDQVRWSLSPWALLLGSTNLELQVGNRRSAVTANGNLSLSMSGVGAHNFKVSAPHDFLIGNRRLPFGAEVRGNLELYLANFKQGSPWCEQLTGKLNIQGAGLKNQFGEYDLGNMGFGLGCTEGRILLKADEKDNQLGLVGTLELQADNKLLVKAKIRETDFQNDDMKKALAFLGRKDAEGYYPLEYQGKIPGL, encoded by the coding sequence ATGCTGGTGTTGTTCCCGGCGCGGCTGGCATTGGGGTTGGCTCCTCTGCCAAAGGACGTTAGCGTCGAAGGTGTTTCCGGTAGCCTGTGGCAGGGAGAAGCGAGTTCGGTTGCGTTTCAAGGTCGGCAAGTGGATCAGGTGCGTTGGTCCCTGTCGCCCTGGGCCTTGCTGCTGGGTAGCACCAATCTGGAGCTGCAGGTTGGCAATCGGCGATCCGCCGTGACGGCCAATGGCAACTTGTCGCTTTCCATGTCGGGTGTCGGCGCCCACAATTTTAAAGTTAGCGCACCCCATGATTTTCTTATCGGCAATCGCCGCCTGCCGTTTGGCGCCGAGGTGCGTGGAAACCTGGAGCTGTATTTGGCCAACTTCAAACAGGGTAGCCCCTGGTGTGAGCAGCTGACTGGCAAACTCAATATTCAGGGTGCCGGGCTGAAAAACCAGTTTGGTGAGTACGATCTTGGCAATATGGGTTTCGGCCTGGGTTGTACCGAGGGGCGGATATTGCTCAAGGCCGATGAAAAGGATAACCAGTTGGGGCTGGTGGGGACTTTGGAATTGCAGGCCGACAATAAGTTGCTGGTGAAGGCCAAAATCCGGGAAACCGATTTCCAGAACGACGACATGAAGAAAGCCCTGGCCTTCCTGGGGCGTAAAGATGCCGAGGGTTACTATCCTCTGGAATACCAGGGCAAGATCCCGGGGCTGTAG
- the gspK gene encoding type II secretion system minor pseudopilin GspK, producing MSYQRQRGVAMIVVLLIVAMVAIIATNITGRNQLSMRRTLNQVQYDQAYWYALSAEELAKKVLKQDLDDSEGKVHLQQYWALADVVLPVEKGEIAGKITDMRSCFNLNALARGSSDLENGQPKMTLAARQFKALLVALGMDEFGAERLTHTLKDYLDEDTVTSPFGAEDAEYESRNVPYRAANTLMSHRSELRAVMGFTQDVYLKLAPYVCAIPGEERQLLNINTLEVERAALLAAMLDNSISVGEAESVINQRPGDGFDNVDEFWELVSSNTAKSDDKLKSSIVLDSKYFHLEAGAKVNEAVFRLDSVLRRAGNNQMDILTRQYGGQK from the coding sequence ATGAGCTATCAGCGACAGCGTGGCGTGGCCATGATAGTGGTGCTGCTTATCGTGGCCATGGTGGCCATCATTGCTACCAATATTACCGGTCGAAACCAGTTATCCATGCGCCGTACACTCAATCAGGTGCAGTATGACCAGGCCTATTGGTATGCCCTGTCGGCGGAAGAGCTGGCCAAAAAGGTACTGAAGCAGGATCTCGATGACAGTGAGGGCAAGGTGCACCTTCAGCAGTATTGGGCCCTGGCCGATGTGGTGCTGCCGGTGGAAAAGGGCGAGATAGCCGGCAAGATCACCGATATGCGCTCCTGCTTTAACCTCAATGCCCTGGCGCGGGGCAGCAGTGATTTGGAAAACGGCCAACCCAAGATGACCCTGGCGGCAAGGCAGTTCAAGGCGCTGTTGGTGGCCTTGGGGATGGATGAATTCGGTGCCGAACGCCTGACCCACACACTTAAGGATTACCTGGACGAGGATACAGTGACCAGTCCCTTTGGTGCCGAGGATGCAGAGTATGAATCCCGCAATGTGCCATACAGGGCGGCAAATACTCTGATGAGCCACAGGAGCGAACTCAGGGCCGTGATGGGTTTCACCCAGGATGTGTATTTGAAACTGGCACCCTATGTGTGCGCCATTCCCGGGGAAGAGCGGCAATTGTTGAACATCAACACCCTGGAGGTCGAGCGGGCGGCCCTGTTGGCGGCTATGCTGGATAACAGTATCTCTGTGGGTGAGGCTGAGAGTGTGATCAATCAGCGCCCCGGTGATGGATTCGATAATGTTGATGAATTTTGGGAGTTGGTGTCGTCAAACACGGCCAAGAGCGACGACAAGCTCAAGTCCAGCATAGTGCTGGACAGCAAGTATTTTCACCTGGAGGCCGGCGCCAAAGTTAACGAGGCGGTTTTCCGTCTGGACAGTGTGCTGCGTCGTGCAGGTAACAATCAAATGGACATTTTGACCCGCCAGTATGGTGGGCAAAAGTAA
- the gspF gene encoding type II secretion system inner membrane protein GspF produces MPAFEYKALDTKGKQLKGVIEADTARHARSQLRDMRLMPLEIEPVVEKEAKAKGGGISLFKRGISVAELALITRQIATLVAAGLPVEEALKAVGQQCEKDRLASMIMAVRSRVVEGYSLADSMAEFPHIFDDLYRAMVASGEKSGHLEVVLNRLADYTERRQQLKSKLMQAMIYPITLTLVAVAVVSILLAAVVPKVVTQFEHMGQDLPGSTQALMAASEFVQSYGLLVVGLIAFGLVLFQRLLTNPAFKMKYHKLLLRLPVVGKVSRSINTARFARTLSILSASSVPLLDGMRIASEVLQNVRVREAVEEATARVREGTSLGAALTNTKLFPPMMLYMIASGEKSGELEGMLERAADNQDREFEANVNLALGVFEPALVVSMAVVVLFIVLAILQPILAMNNMIGH; encoded by the coding sequence ATGCCGGCATTTGAATACAAGGCGCTTGATACCAAGGGCAAGCAGCTCAAGGGCGTGATAGAGGCGGATACCGCCCGCCATGCCCGCAGTCAGCTGCGCGATATGCGTTTGATGCCGCTGGAAATTGAGCCCGTGGTGGAAAAGGAAGCCAAGGCAAAAGGCGGTGGCATTTCCCTGTTCAAACGCGGTATTTCCGTAGCGGAATTGGCACTTATCACCCGTCAAATTGCGACCCTGGTTGCCGCTGGATTGCCGGTGGAAGAAGCGCTCAAGGCCGTGGGCCAGCAGTGCGAGAAAGACCGCTTGGCCAGCATGATCATGGCGGTGCGCTCGCGGGTGGTCGAGGGTTATTCCCTGGCAGATTCCATGGCCGAATTCCCCCATATATTTGACGATCTTTACCGTGCCATGGTGGCGTCCGGCGAAAAGTCGGGCCATTTGGAAGTGGTGCTCAATCGCCTCGCCGACTATACCGAGCGGCGCCAACAGCTGAAGTCCAAGCTGATGCAAGCGATGATCTACCCCATTACCCTGACACTGGTGGCGGTGGCCGTGGTCTCTATTTTGCTGGCGGCCGTGGTGCCCAAGGTGGTCACCCAGTTCGAGCATATGGGCCAGGATCTGCCCGGTTCCACTCAGGCCCTAATGGCGGCATCCGAGTTCGTCCAAAGCTACGGCTTGCTGGTCGTTGGCCTCATTGCCTTTGGCCTGGTGCTGTTCCAGCGCCTGTTGACCAATCCGGCATTCAAGATGAAGTATCACAAGCTGCTGCTGCGCCTGCCCGTGGTCGGCAAGGTCAGCCGCAGCATCAACACGGCCCGGTTTGCCCGTACCCTGAGTATCCTCAGTGCCAGTTCGGTTCCTCTGCTGGATGGCATGCGCATTGCCAGTGAGGTATTGCAAAACGTGCGGGTCCGGGAGGCGGTGGAAGAAGCGACCGCCAGGGTGCGTGAAGGTACCAGTCTGGGCGCGGCCCTGACCAATACCAAGCTGTTTCCACCCATGATGCTGTACATGATAGCGTCGGGTGAAAAGAGCGGAGAGCTGGAAGGCATGTTGGAGCGTGCCGCCGACAACCAGGACCGGGAGTTTGAAGCCAATGTGAACCTGGCTTTGGGGGTGTTTGAGCCCGCGCTGGTGGTGAGCATGGCGGTGGTGGTACTGTTTATTGTACTGGCCATTTTGCAGCCAATTTTGGCGATGAATAACATGATAGGCCACTAG
- a CDS encoding type II secretion system protein M: MENFRAWWEGLAQREQQLVGACGAFVLLGFLYWGIWSPIANAEADALAAVRAQQQTLEFVKQTANQIAGLRQSGGKSAVQGSITNVVNQTAGKFSLTITRMQPQGDKLQLWMDDVPFEALLGFLNELVQQKGLALESLDLAQTDTPGLVKVRRIQLAQ; the protein is encoded by the coding sequence ATGGAAAATTTTCGCGCCTGGTGGGAAGGACTGGCCCAGAGGGAACAACAGCTGGTGGGAGCCTGTGGTGCCTTTGTGCTGCTTGGCTTTCTGTACTGGGGAATTTGGAGTCCCATAGCCAATGCCGAAGCCGATGCCCTGGCTGCGGTCAGGGCTCAGCAACAGACACTGGAGTTTGTGAAGCAGACCGCCAACCAGATTGCCGGTCTGCGTCAGAGCGGTGGCAAGAGCGCTGTTCAAGGCAGTATCACCAACGTGGTTAACCAAACGGCCGGTAAATTCAGCCTGACCATTACCCGGATGCAGCCCCAAGGCGATAAGTTGCAGTTGTGGATGGACGATGTGCCCTTTGAGGCACTGTTGGGTTTTCTCAATGAGCTGGTGCAGCAAAAGGGCTTGGCACTGGAAAGTCTGGACCTGGCACAAACCGACACTCCCGGACTGGTCAAGGTCAGACGTATCCAGTTGGCACAATAA